The following proteins are encoded in a genomic region of Drosophila willistoni isolate 14030-0811.24 chromosome 3R, UCI_dwil_1.1, whole genome shotgun sequence:
- the LOC6647356 gene encoding PH and SEC7 domain-containing protein isoform X4, translating into MTEELKVVLRRSEQHSGFGFSLLGTTGPPHVIYDIVENSPAADCGAVEAGDVILKVNGTDVHRHTTKEVLKCLRLSEHLVTLELKRDPKLKARIKEQLANTQSPHYVDIESPNIYDYNSSNNSTNSSPNHRVQSKGQQQLRYNKSPTHLPSLRQIQNSSPAAGSGSASGTTTTTTATHTQHSRNSSASSTKIQIVETSIITTTTTTTAAAAAATSPTLPGEAISPTSRPSRIPQALKITANPKPVPVLHSPQHKRPRPSQIPTKAANGNAQQQQTHQNHLQQPQQHSNSYSGSPVTRQQPNEREREPEPEPEPNSAPPQPAKAPRFEAYMMTGDLILNLSRTPQPSNLLMAQAKKVDSLRDSPNRSLANSRLNGALAPRASGESSPTSSSSVDSPTNTGSSDSVKRQAKFQRNKQQPLQQQQQQQQQQRDSINNSYNRRDSLTNDTLLMCEELERDEDDAEEGEYVVDHRQRPHQLQQQQQRFRQQQHQQRYEYYQNEDELDEVEEREEDQTHYDITNIETYQSGMGRDDEDDSDRQCLVDDDYDDEYDEEEEDNDAGDEEYSTNSLGSGSTAKQRLRALKQRSLARQQQRNRDAVDCAASGSTSSNTVKSDTGLGVGLGVGVVNTSQEETSFSVPTSPISLSTPYINKEMANSVPTSPEPSSLMAPESNGGAGVGVGVAGTATGSGTVVVRRQNGHMVRKCDAAGFRTSKSEDHLQQIQREGIAAVIPIDIDEDVNSSLNTLLDTRHDSEDSQASASNRDRIVWTYNAPLQPHQLQQLQQQQELQRRQELQQQQQQQQQQQQQQQQLYGGMVLSDPSDSDSTILVSDAAALQRHQQQQAKQQMRAQQQQQQQQQQRQLDQQRDQSEHKVVIQVRGLDNSSSAARSDDDVATLTDEPLTTTMTMAMGHGHGQGQAQAQGSPPVSDDGSDVESLHSYHYSPKAVDMPSAIRLAKRLYSLDGFKKSDVSRHLSKNNDFSRAVADEYLKHFSFDKKSLDQALREFLQQFSLSGETQERERVLVHFSKRYLDCNPGTFNSQDAVHTLTCAIMLLNTDLHGQNINRKMSCAEFVDNLADLNDGENFPKDVLKYLYQAIKTKPLEWALDDDAGDLQQQRANNSALATVGQNPYLDAPESATAVEYKKGYVMRKCCYDSSYKKTPFGKRSWKMFYCTLRDLVLYLHKDEHGFRKSQMSDNLHNAIRIHHALATKANDYTKKQHVFRLQTADQAEYLFQTSDPKELQSWVETINFVCAAISAPPLEGGVGSQKRFQRPLLPSSQTKLLMKEQLTSHEQQLAQLEQELNEHKKGPIPSKGLPLQNYKEKESYLQYELRRYRTYVGILSAKMLADQQQQLEVQSQQPLSQATYEEEADTFPTTPQSINIQQQQQLQQQQQQQQQQQPTNSLPRTSVSSGFLWNKVFWDSLCCIVMLCCWRYCAVISLP; encoded by the exons GTGGAGGCAGGCGATGTTATCCTAAAAGTCAATGGCACCGATGTCCATCGCCATACAACGAAGGAAG TTCTTAAATGCCTGCGCTTATCGGAACATCTGGTGACCTTGGAACTGAAACGAG ATCCCAAACTGAAGGCTCGCATTAAAGAGCAATTGGCAAACACACAGAGTCCGCATTATGTGGACATTGAATCTCCCAATATATATGATTACAATAGCAGCAACAATAGCACCAACTCCTCGCCCAATCATCGAGTCCAGAGCAAGGGACAGCAACAACTGCGCTACAACAAGTCGCCCACGCACTTGCCATCGTTGCGCCAGATCCAGAATTCATCGCCGGCAGCCGGCAGTGGATCTGCTTCgggtacaacaacaacaacaacagctaccCACACACAACATAGTCGCAATTCCTCGGCCAGTTctacaaaaatacaaattgtgGAGACTTCcataataacaacaaccacaacaacaacagcagcagcagcggcagcaacatCACCAACTCTTCCAGGGGAAGCAATTTCGCCCACATCAAGACCATCGCGCATTCCACAGGCACTAAAGATCACTGCCAATCCAAAGCCGGTGCCCGTTCTTCATTCGCCACAACATAAACGGCCACGTCCCTCGCAAATACCCACAAAGGCAGCGAATGGAAatgcccagcagcagcagacacACCAAAATCATCTACAGCAGCCACAGCAGCATTCCAATAGCTACAGCGGAAGTCCTGTGACCCGACAACAGCCAAACGAGCGAGAACGAGAGCCAGAACCAGAACCGGAACCTAACTCGGCGCCACCGCAGCCAGCGAAGGCGCCACGCTTTGAGGCTTATATGATGACCGGTGATCTGATCTTAAACCTCTCTAGGACTCCACAGCCTAGTAATCTTCTAATGGCGCAAGccaaaaaa GTGGACAGCTTGCGTGATTCACCCAATCGTAGCCTGGCCAATTCACGTCTTAATGGCGCCTTGGCTCCCCGTGCATCTGGCGAATCGTCGCCCACTTCCTCATCGTCCGTGGATTCGCCCACAAATACGGGCAGCTCGGATTCTGTAAAGCGTCAGGCCAAATTCCAGCGTAACAAGCAACAGCcactgcagcaacagcagcagcaacaacaacagcagcgtGATAGTATCAATAATAGCTACAATCGCCGGGATTCGCTGACCAACGATACACTGCTTATGTGCGAAGAACTAGAACGAGATGAGGATGATGCCGAGGAGGGAGAATACGTAGTGGATCACCGACAACGTCCACATCAGctacaacagcagcagcaacgattccgccagcagcagcatcaacagcgaTACGAGTACTATCAAAACGAGGACGAGTTGGATGAGGTGGAAGAGCGCGAAGAGGATCAAACCCACTATGATATCACAAACATTGAGACCTATCAGAGTGGTATGGGACGAGACGATGAAGATGATAGCGATCGGCAGTGTTTGGTCGACGATGACTACGACGATGAATACGATGAGGAGGAAGAAGATAACGATGCCGGTGACGAGGAATACTCAACCAATTCATTGGGTTCGGGATCTACAGCCAAGCAACGTTTGCGTGCCCTTAAACAACGTTCCCTCGCACGACAACAGCAACGCAATCGAGATGCTGTGGATTGTGCAGCCTCTGGGTCCACTTCATCCAACACAGTGAAAAGCGATACGGGATTGGGCGTGGGCTTAGGTGTAGGCGTTGTTAATACCTCGCAGGAGGAAACCTCATTCTCTGTGCCAACATCCCCAATTTCACTGTCCACGCCGTATATCAATAAGGAGATGGCCAATTCAGTGCCCACCAGCCCAGAGCCCAGTTCGCTGATGGCACCAGAGTCGAATGGAGGAGcaggtgttggtgttggtgttgctggtACTGCTACTGGTAGCGGGACCGTGGTGGTTCGTCGCCAGAATGGCCATATGGTGCGCAAATGCGATGCGGCTGGCTTCCGCACTAGCAAGTCCGAGGATCATCTGCAGCAGATTCAGCGTGAAGGCATTGCAGCTGTGATACCCATCGATATTGATGAGGATGTGAATAGCTCGCTAAACACGCTTCTCGACACACGCCACGACTCCGAAGATTCGCAG GCATCGGCATCCAATCGGGATCGTATTGTTTGGACATATAATGCTCCATTACAACCGCATCAGTTGCAGCAactccagcagcagcaggaactCCAGCGCCGGCAAGAGctacaacagcagcaacagcagcagcagcaacaacaacagcagcaacaacaactctaCG GCGGCATGGTACTTAGCGATCCCAGCGATTCGGATTCCACCATTCTCGTCTCGGATGCGGCCGCACTGCAGCgtcatcagcaacagcaggcCAAGCAGCAAATGCGagctcagcagcagcagcagcaacaacaacagcaacgccAGCTGGACCAGCAGAGAGATCAAAGTGAGCACAAGGTGGTCATTCAAGTGCGTGGTCTAGACAATAGCAGTAGTGCGGCTCGATCCGATGATGATGTGGCCACCTTGACTGACGAACCACTAACGACGACGATGACAATGGCAATGGGTCATGGTCATGGTCAGGGTCAGGCTCAGGCTCAAGGCTCTCCCCCCGTTTCGGATGATGGCAGTGATGTGGAATCGTTACACTCTTATCACTATTCTCCTAAGGCTGTGGACATGCCCTCGGCCATACGGCTGGCCAAAAGACTGTACTCCCTAGATGGTTTCAAGAAGAGTGACGTGTCGCGGCATTTAAGTAAAAA CAACGATTTCAGCCGCGCAGTAGCCGATGAGTATCTCAAGCATTTTAGCTTCGACAAAAAGTCCCTAGATCAGGCACTTCGGGAATTTCTGCAGCAGTTTTCGCTATCTGGTGAGACGCAAGAGCGGGAACGTGTGCTAGTTCATTTCTCTAAGCGGTATCTAGACTGCAATCCGGGCACGTTCAACTCACAGGATGCCGTTCACACACTAACATGTGCCATAATGCTGCTTAACACGGATCTACACGGTCAGAATATTAATCGCAAGATGAGCTGTGCAGAGTTCGTTGACAATCTGGCCGATCTCAATGATGGCGAGAACTTTCCCAAGGATGTGCTCAAATATTTGTACCAGGCCATTAAAACGAAACCCTTGGAATGGGCGCT GGATGACGATGCCGGCGATTTGCAGCAACAACGAGCTAACAATAGTGCTCTAGCCACTGTTGGGCAGAATCCATATCTCGATGCACCCGAATCGGCCACGGCAGTGGAATACAAGAAGGGTTATGTGATGCGAAAATGTTGCTATGATAGCAGCTACAAAAAGA CTCCCTTTGGCAAACGATCATGGAAGATGTTCTATTGCACTTTAAGAGATTTGGTGTTATATCTACACAAGGATGAACACGGTTTTCGAAAGAGTCAG ATGTCTGACAATCTGCACAATGCCATACGCATACATCACGCCCTGGCTACCAAGGCAAACGATTACACGAAAAAGCAACATGTTTTCCGTTTGCAAACGGCCGATCAGGCCGAGTATCTGTTTCAGACCAGTGATCCCAAGGAGTTGCAATCATGGGTGGAAACTATTAACTTTGTGTGTGCCGCCATATCGGCGCCACCACTCGAGGGTGGAGTGGGTAGCCAAAAACGTTTCCAAAGACCATTGTTGCCCAGTTCGCAAACGAAACTGTTGATG AAGGAACAACTCACCTCGCATGAACAGCAATTGGCGCAATTGGAACAGGAGCTGAATGAACATAAAAAGGGACCCATACCAAGCAAGGGATTGCCACTGCAGAACTACAAGGAAAAGGAAAGCTATTTGCAATATGAA CTGCGTCGCTATCGCACCTATGTGGGCATTCTCAGTGCCAAAATGCTAGCagatcagcaacagcaattggAAGTCCAATCCCAACAACCATTGTCACAAGCCACATATGAAGAAGAAGCCGACACATTCCCTACAACGCCGCAAAGTATTAAcattcaacaacaacagcaactgcagcagcagcagcagcaacagcaacaacaacagccaacGAACAG CTTGCCCAGGACATCTGTTTCAAGCGGTTTCCTTTGGAACAAAGTGTTCTGGGACAGTCTTTGTTGCATTGTTATGTTGTGTTGCTGGCGATATTGTGCTGTTATCAGTTTACCATAA
- the LOC6647356 gene encoding PH and SEC7 domain-containing protein isoform X1, producing the protein MTEELKVVLRRSEQHSGFGFSLLGTTGPPHVIYDIVENSPAADCGAVEAGDVILKVNGTDVHRHTTKEVLKCLRLSEHLVTLELKRDPKLKARIKEQLANTQSPHYVDIESPNIYDYNSSNNSTNSSPNHRVQSKGQQQLRYNKSPTHLPSLRQIQNSSPAAGSGSASGTTTTTTATHTQHSRNSSASSTKIQIVETSIITTTTTTTAAAAAATSPTLPGEAISPTSRPSRIPQALKITANPKPVPVLHSPQHKRPRPSQIPTKAANGNAQQQQTHQNHLQQPQQHSNSYSGSPVTRQQPNEREREPEPEPEPNSAPPQPAKAPRFEAYMMTGDLILNLSRTPQPSNLLMAQAKKVDSLRDSPNRSLANSRLNGALAPRASGESSPTSSSSVDSPTNTGSSDSVKRQAKFQRNKQQPLQQQQQQQQQQRDSINNSYNRRDSLTNDTLLMCEELERDEDDAEEGEYVVDHRQRPHQLQQQQQRFRQQQHQQRYEYYQNEDELDEVEEREEDQTHYDITNIETYQSGMGRDDEDDSDRQCLVDDDYDDEYDEEEEDNDAGDEEYSTNSLGSGSTAKQRLRALKQRSLARQQQRNRDAVDCAASGSTSSNTVKSDTGLGVGLGVGVVNTSQEETSFSVPTSPISLSTPYINKEMANSVPTSPEPSSLMAPESNGGAGVGVGVAGTATGSGTVVVRRQNGHMVRKCDAAGFRTSKSEDHLQQIQREGIAAVIPIDIDEDVNSSLNTLLDTRHDSEDSQASASNRDRIVWTYNAPLQPHQLQQLQQQQELQRRQELQQQQQQQQQQQQQQQQLYGQQSHSNSHSSSISSSPQHSAVGSPNSPTSVSSSVMSSSGSKGALGLGSSSNGHSGVAMQQQQQQQQQRESAGGYAMQPPAAMPGLLVCPGGGPGGGPNGGGCGGGGNDQSVSEAISNISSPDYQDDDNLLSSRDILGGMVLSDPSDSDSTILVSDAAALQRHQQQQAKQQMRAQQQQQQQQQQRQLDQQRDQSEHKVVIQVRGLDNSSSAARSDDDVATLTDEPLTTTMTMAMGHGHGQGQAQAQGSPPVSDDGSDVESLHSYHYSPKAVDMPSAIRLAKRLYSLDGFKKSDVSRHLSKNNDFSRAVADEYLKHFSFDKKSLDQALREFLQQFSLSGETQERERVLVHFSKRYLDCNPGTFNSQDAVHTLTCAIMLLNTDLHGQNINRKMSCAEFVDNLADLNDGENFPKDVLKYLYQAIKTKPLEWALDDDAGDLQQQRANNSALATVGQNPYLDAPESATAVEYKKGYVMRKCCYDSSYKKTPFGKRSWKMFYCTLRDLVLYLHKDEHGFRKSQMSDNLHNAIRIHHALATKANDYTKKQHVFRLQTADQAEYLFQTSDPKELQSWVETINFVCAAISAPPLEGGVGSQKRFQRPLLPSSQTKLLMKEQLTSHEQQLAQLEQELNEHKKGPIPSKGLPLQNYKEKESYLQYELRRYRTYVGILSAKMLADQQQQLEVQSQQPLSQATYEEEADTFPTTPQSINIQQQQQLQQQQQQQQQQQPTNSLPRTSVSSGFLWNKVFWDSLCCIVMLCCWRYCAVISLP; encoded by the exons GTGGAGGCAGGCGATGTTATCCTAAAAGTCAATGGCACCGATGTCCATCGCCATACAACGAAGGAAG TTCTTAAATGCCTGCGCTTATCGGAACATCTGGTGACCTTGGAACTGAAACGAG ATCCCAAACTGAAGGCTCGCATTAAAGAGCAATTGGCAAACACACAGAGTCCGCATTATGTGGACATTGAATCTCCCAATATATATGATTACAATAGCAGCAACAATAGCACCAACTCCTCGCCCAATCATCGAGTCCAGAGCAAGGGACAGCAACAACTGCGCTACAACAAGTCGCCCACGCACTTGCCATCGTTGCGCCAGATCCAGAATTCATCGCCGGCAGCCGGCAGTGGATCTGCTTCgggtacaacaacaacaacaacagctaccCACACACAACATAGTCGCAATTCCTCGGCCAGTTctacaaaaatacaaattgtgGAGACTTCcataataacaacaaccacaacaacaacagcagcagcagcggcagcaacatCACCAACTCTTCCAGGGGAAGCAATTTCGCCCACATCAAGACCATCGCGCATTCCACAGGCACTAAAGATCACTGCCAATCCAAAGCCGGTGCCCGTTCTTCATTCGCCACAACATAAACGGCCACGTCCCTCGCAAATACCCACAAAGGCAGCGAATGGAAatgcccagcagcagcagacacACCAAAATCATCTACAGCAGCCACAGCAGCATTCCAATAGCTACAGCGGAAGTCCTGTGACCCGACAACAGCCAAACGAGCGAGAACGAGAGCCAGAACCAGAACCGGAACCTAACTCGGCGCCACCGCAGCCAGCGAAGGCGCCACGCTTTGAGGCTTATATGATGACCGGTGATCTGATCTTAAACCTCTCTAGGACTCCACAGCCTAGTAATCTTCTAATGGCGCAAGccaaaaaa GTGGACAGCTTGCGTGATTCACCCAATCGTAGCCTGGCCAATTCACGTCTTAATGGCGCCTTGGCTCCCCGTGCATCTGGCGAATCGTCGCCCACTTCCTCATCGTCCGTGGATTCGCCCACAAATACGGGCAGCTCGGATTCTGTAAAGCGTCAGGCCAAATTCCAGCGTAACAAGCAACAGCcactgcagcaacagcagcagcaacaacaacagcagcgtGATAGTATCAATAATAGCTACAATCGCCGGGATTCGCTGACCAACGATACACTGCTTATGTGCGAAGAACTAGAACGAGATGAGGATGATGCCGAGGAGGGAGAATACGTAGTGGATCACCGACAACGTCCACATCAGctacaacagcagcagcaacgattccgccagcagcagcatcaacagcgaTACGAGTACTATCAAAACGAGGACGAGTTGGATGAGGTGGAAGAGCGCGAAGAGGATCAAACCCACTATGATATCACAAACATTGAGACCTATCAGAGTGGTATGGGACGAGACGATGAAGATGATAGCGATCGGCAGTGTTTGGTCGACGATGACTACGACGATGAATACGATGAGGAGGAAGAAGATAACGATGCCGGTGACGAGGAATACTCAACCAATTCATTGGGTTCGGGATCTACAGCCAAGCAACGTTTGCGTGCCCTTAAACAACGTTCCCTCGCACGACAACAGCAACGCAATCGAGATGCTGTGGATTGTGCAGCCTCTGGGTCCACTTCATCCAACACAGTGAAAAGCGATACGGGATTGGGCGTGGGCTTAGGTGTAGGCGTTGTTAATACCTCGCAGGAGGAAACCTCATTCTCTGTGCCAACATCCCCAATTTCACTGTCCACGCCGTATATCAATAAGGAGATGGCCAATTCAGTGCCCACCAGCCCAGAGCCCAGTTCGCTGATGGCACCAGAGTCGAATGGAGGAGcaggtgttggtgttggtgttgctggtACTGCTACTGGTAGCGGGACCGTGGTGGTTCGTCGCCAGAATGGCCATATGGTGCGCAAATGCGATGCGGCTGGCTTCCGCACTAGCAAGTCCGAGGATCATCTGCAGCAGATTCAGCGTGAAGGCATTGCAGCTGTGATACCCATCGATATTGATGAGGATGTGAATAGCTCGCTAAACACGCTTCTCGACACACGCCACGACTCCGAAGATTCGCAG GCATCGGCATCCAATCGGGATCGTATTGTTTGGACATATAATGCTCCATTACAACCGCATCAGTTGCAGCAactccagcagcagcaggaactCCAGCGCCGGCAAGAGctacaacagcagcaacagcagcagcagcaacaacaacagcagcaacaacaactctaCGGTCAGCAATCGCATTCAAATTCACATTCAAGTTCCATTAGTTCATCGCCTCAGCATTCGGCTGTGGGCAGTCCAAACTCGCCCACCTCGGTGTCGTCATCAGTGATGTCGTCATCGGGCTCAAAGGGGGCCCTGGGCCTGGGCAGTAGTAGTAATGGCCATTCAGGCGTAGCcatgcagcaacagcagcaacaacaacagcagcggGAATCAGCTGGCGGTTATGCTATGCAGCCGCCGGCTGCTATGCCGGGTCTGTTGGTTTGTCCAGGTGGAGGTCCTGGTGGTGGTCCTAATGGTGGtggttgtggtggtggtggtaacGATCAAAGCGTCTCAGAGGCCATTTCGAATATATCTAGTCCCGACTACCAAGACGACGATAATTTATTGAGTTCTCGCGATATTTTAGGCGGCATGGTACTTAGCGATCCCAGCGATTCGGATTCCACCATTCTCGTCTCGGATGCGGCCGCACTGCAGCgtcatcagcaacagcaggcCAAGCAGCAAATGCGagctcagcagcagcagcagcaacaacaacagcaacgccAGCTGGACCAGCAGAGAGATCAAAGTGAGCACAAGGTGGTCATTCAAGTGCGTGGTCTAGACAATAGCAGTAGTGCGGCTCGATCCGATGATGATGTGGCCACCTTGACTGACGAACCACTAACGACGACGATGACAATGGCAATGGGTCATGGTCATGGTCAGGGTCAGGCTCAGGCTCAAGGCTCTCCCCCCGTTTCGGATGATGGCAGTGATGTGGAATCGTTACACTCTTATCACTATTCTCCTAAGGCTGTGGACATGCCCTCGGCCATACGGCTGGCCAAAAGACTGTACTCCCTAGATGGTTTCAAGAAGAGTGACGTGTCGCGGCATTTAAGTAAAAA CAACGATTTCAGCCGCGCAGTAGCCGATGAGTATCTCAAGCATTTTAGCTTCGACAAAAAGTCCCTAGATCAGGCACTTCGGGAATTTCTGCAGCAGTTTTCGCTATCTGGTGAGACGCAAGAGCGGGAACGTGTGCTAGTTCATTTCTCTAAGCGGTATCTAGACTGCAATCCGGGCACGTTCAACTCACAGGATGCCGTTCACACACTAACATGTGCCATAATGCTGCTTAACACGGATCTACACGGTCAGAATATTAATCGCAAGATGAGCTGTGCAGAGTTCGTTGACAATCTGGCCGATCTCAATGATGGCGAGAACTTTCCCAAGGATGTGCTCAAATATTTGTACCAGGCCATTAAAACGAAACCCTTGGAATGGGCGCT GGATGACGATGCCGGCGATTTGCAGCAACAACGAGCTAACAATAGTGCTCTAGCCACTGTTGGGCAGAATCCATATCTCGATGCACCCGAATCGGCCACGGCAGTGGAATACAAGAAGGGTTATGTGATGCGAAAATGTTGCTATGATAGCAGCTACAAAAAGA CTCCCTTTGGCAAACGATCATGGAAGATGTTCTATTGCACTTTAAGAGATTTGGTGTTATATCTACACAAGGATGAACACGGTTTTCGAAAGAGTCAG ATGTCTGACAATCTGCACAATGCCATACGCATACATCACGCCCTGGCTACCAAGGCAAACGATTACACGAAAAAGCAACATGTTTTCCGTTTGCAAACGGCCGATCAGGCCGAGTATCTGTTTCAGACCAGTGATCCCAAGGAGTTGCAATCATGGGTGGAAACTATTAACTTTGTGTGTGCCGCCATATCGGCGCCACCACTCGAGGGTGGAGTGGGTAGCCAAAAACGTTTCCAAAGACCATTGTTGCCCAGTTCGCAAACGAAACTGTTGATG AAGGAACAACTCACCTCGCATGAACAGCAATTGGCGCAATTGGAACAGGAGCTGAATGAACATAAAAAGGGACCCATACCAAGCAAGGGATTGCCACTGCAGAACTACAAGGAAAAGGAAAGCTATTTGCAATATGAA CTGCGTCGCTATCGCACCTATGTGGGCATTCTCAGTGCCAAAATGCTAGCagatcagcaacagcaattggAAGTCCAATCCCAACAACCATTGTCACAAGCCACATATGAAGAAGAAGCCGACACATTCCCTACAACGCCGCAAAGTATTAAcattcaacaacaacagcaactgcagcagcagcagcagcaacagcaacaacaacagccaacGAACAG CTTGCCCAGGACATCTGTTTCAAGCGGTTTCCTTTGGAACAAAGTGTTCTGGGACAGTCTTTGTTGCATTGTTATGTTGTGTTGCTGGCGATATTGTGCTGTTATCAGTTTACCATAA